Proteins from one Primulina huaijiensis isolate GDHJ02 chromosome 18, ASM1229523v2, whole genome shotgun sequence genomic window:
- the LOC140964354 gene encoding probable nucleoredoxin 1, with translation MEGQQKGSLDVDIGDAKHDLKAILCSANRDFLVRNNGDQVTVDSLKGKVVGLYFSASWCGPCQRFTPKLVEVYNQLLPDGKFEIVFVSGDEDNESFSSYFSKMPWLAVPFSESETREKLDDLFSVRGIPHLAILNEEGEVLTTEGVAIVQEYGAEGYPFDPETIGRLKEQEEEAKRNQSLQSLLVSRSRDYLITADGKRVRVAELEGKTVGLYFSLATFKDCLAFTSKLIEVYGSLKQEKSDFEIVLIPLDDDEPSFKEEFGRMPWLSLPVQDQLCEKLVRYFELNTLPTVVVIGPDGKTLHSNVTEAIEEHGTKAYPFTPQKFIELQEIEEAKLEAQTLESILVSKDCDFVIGKDGVKIPVRDLVGKTVLIYFSAHWCPPCRAFLPKLVESYRKIKEQGNALEVVFISSDRDQAAFDEFFSSMPWLAIPFDDKRKESLNRLFKVRGIPMLVAIGPTGKTITTNARELIMCHGAEAYPFTDERLKEIEEGYEKMAEGWPKKLKSVLHEDELDLTKRQFFNCDSCGEEGQIWSYYCEDCDFDLHPRCAFDTDEKGKIVEVEGENPEVEEKKGGEGWICDGGQCYKK, from the exons ATGGAGGGCCAACAAAAGGGTTCCTTGGATGTTGATATTGGGGATGCTAAACATGATCTCAAAGCTATTTTATGCTCTGCAAACAGGGATTTCCTTGTTCGGAACAATGGTGATCAG GTTACAGTGGATAGTCTGAAAGGAAAGGTGGTTGGATTATATTTTTCTGCATCATGGTGTGGTCCGTGTCAACGGTTCACTCCAAAGCTGGTCGAGGTGTATAATCAACTCCTTCCAGATGGCAAATTCGAGATTGTGTTCGTGTCTGGTGATGAAGATAACGAGTCATTTAGTTCATATTTCTCGAAAATGCCCTGGCTTGCCGTTCCATTTTCTGAATCCGAGACTCGTGAGAAGTTGGATGATTTGTTCTCTGTCAGAGGAATACCTCATTTGGCAATTTTGAACGAAGAAGGAGAAGTATTGACTACTGAAGGAGTGGCAATCGTGCAAGAATATGGAGCAGAAGGTTACCCTTTTGACCCTGAAACAATTGGAAGACTCaaagaacaagaagaagaagCTAAGAGGAATCAGTCACTGCAATCTTTGCTTGTCTCCCGGTCTCGGGATTATTTGATAACTGCTGATGGGAAAAGG GTGCGTGTTGCTGAGCTCGAAGGTAAAACTGTTGGCCTATATTTCTCTTTAGCCACATTCAAAGATTGCCTTGCTTTTACTTCGAAGCTCATTGAAGTATATGGGAGTTTGAAACAAGAGAAAAGTGACTTTGAGATTGTTTTGATACCCCTTGACGATGATGAACCATCTTTTAAAGAAGAGTTTGGACGAATGCCGTGGCTTTCACTCCCTGTACAGGACCAACTTTGTGAGAAGCTAGTCCGTTATTTTGAGCTCAATACCCTCCCCACTGTAGTTGTAATTGGGCCAGACGGGAAAACTCTGCATTCCAATGTCACTGAAGCCATTGAGGAGCACGGCACGAAAGCATATCCTTTCACACCACAGAAATTCATCGAACTTCAAGAGATAGAGGAGGCGAAATTGGAAGCACAGACTCTTGAATCAATTTTGGTGTCAAAagattgtgattttgtgatcGGAAAAGACGGTGTCAAG ATTCCCGTGCGTGATCTTGTTGGAAAAACAGTACTTATTTACTTTTCGGCCCATTGGTGTCCCCCATGCCGCGCCTTCCTACCCAAGCTGGTAGAATCTTATCGAAAGATCAAAGAACAAGGCAATGCACTTGAAGTGGTCTTCATCTCGAGTGACAGAGACCAGGCTGCCTTCGACGAATTCTTCTCATCGATGCCATGGCTCGCTATCCCATTTGATGATAAAAGGAAGGAGTCATTGAACCGCTTATTTAAGGTTCGTGGCATCCCCATGCTCGTGGCAATCGGGCCAACAGGCAAGACCATCACAACCAATGCCAGAGAACTTATCATGTGTCACGGCGCAGAAGCGTATCCCTTCACCGACGAACGCCTCAAAGAGATTGAAGAAGGGTATGAGAAAATGGCCGAGGGATGGCCGAAAAAGTTGAAATCTGTGCTACACGAGGACGAGCTCGATCTCACGAAACGTCAGTTCTTTAATTGTGATAGCTGCGGTGAAGAGGGACAAATATGGTCATATTACTGTGAAGATTGTGACTTTGATTTGCATCCAAGATGTGCTTTTGATACTGATGAGAAGGGGAAAATAGTTGAAGTTGAGGGGGAAAATCCAGAAGTCGAAGAAAAGAAGGGTGGAGAGGGTTGGATTTGTGATGGAGGCCAATGTTACAAGAAGTAA